In Limibacter armeniacum, a single window of DNA contains:
- a CDS encoding lipopolysaccharide biosynthesis protein, whose amino-acid sequence MPTFKKIIWSIVNNIVDILIGMGILVVVTRYYNPEIAGKWILFITIFYMITKIRETMMQTAMNKLAAGRTITQQMAVLKATLLFTVLFEALASIILFVLGILNTFPSLTEFFLYYPICAVIWAVYRWQIFAHLMSHQVENIFKSNIGVMIILILGLSYIAYYTLPVENILIVMGIAGTIGAINGIRLIGFKSLFYAQMSREVFKGIVYYGSHGMMRGSINTISNRINIFFTASLLTFVDTAMIGLAYRYSQLILLPNGAIQSLVLPKFCEAANMNDKQTVKTLFEESVSLLLSLFLLLMVIASLTAHWLIPLIHGEEYGSGVPIILIIMLLTALFMPFGNAFGSVINALEKPQVNTYLLLMTSSLNISISFFAMKEWGLWGAVIGTTISETAGFTVLILILKKEIDISLKQCFYLIPTHYLAFLIKAKALAKKVRKQL is encoded by the coding sequence ATGCCTACTTTCAAAAAAATTATCTGGAGTATTGTCAACAATATCGTTGACATTCTTATTGGTATGGGGATTCTGGTTGTAGTTACAAGATATTACAACCCAGAGATTGCCGGAAAATGGATTCTGTTTATCACCATTTTTTATATGATCACCAAGATCAGGGAAACCATGATGCAAACTGCAATGAACAAACTTGCAGCGGGCCGTACCATCACGCAACAGATGGCTGTACTCAAAGCCACACTTCTATTTACCGTTCTATTTGAGGCACTTGCATCCATTATCCTGTTTGTATTGGGAATACTAAATACCTTTCCTTCCCTCACCGAGTTTTTTCTCTACTACCCTATTTGTGCTGTCATTTGGGCAGTTTATAGGTGGCAAATTTTTGCACATTTAATGAGTCATCAGGTTGAGAACATTTTTAAGTCTAATATTGGCGTAATGATCATTCTTATACTGGGACTCAGTTATATCGCCTATTATACTTTACCTGTAGAAAATATTTTGATTGTAATGGGCATCGCAGGAACGATTGGCGCAATTAACGGCATCAGACTTATTGGTTTCAAGTCTTTGTTTTATGCACAAATGAGTAGAGAAGTATTTAAGGGGATTGTCTATTATGGCTCACACGGTATGATGAGAGGTAGCATCAATACCATTTCCAACCGGATCAACATCTTTTTTACTGCATCCCTATTGACTTTTGTTGATACTGCTATGATTGGTTTGGCATACAGGTACTCGCAGCTTATCCTGTTACCCAATGGGGCAATTCAATCATTGGTACTGCCCAAGTTTTGTGAAGCCGCCAATATGAATGACAAGCAGACTGTAAAGACCTTATTTGAGGAAAGTGTCTCCCTGCTTCTTAGCCTATTTTTACTGCTGATGGTTATCGCCTCTCTTACTGCCCACTGGCTTATTCCTCTAATTCATGGGGAAGAATATGGATCAGGCGTTCCTATAATTCTAATCATCATGCTTTTGACTGCCTTGTTTATGCCATTTGGCAATGCATTTGGCAGTGTTATCAATGCTTTGGAAAAACCACAGGTCAATACTTACCTTCTCCTAATGACAAGTTCTCTTAACATTAGTATCTCCTTCTTTGCCATGAAGGAATGGGGACTCTGGGGTGCTGTGATAGGCACAACTATTTCAGAAACAGCAGGATTTACTGTACTCATTTTGATATTGAAAAAAGAAATAGATATAAGTCTGAAGCAATGTTTTTACCTTATCCCAACCCATTATTTAGCCTTTTTAATAAAAGCAAAAGCCCTCGCAAAGAAGGTGAGAAAACAACTATAA
- a CDS encoding ATP-binding protein has product MKNAKETVTSIEQGKMTLSEAKKIIQTQELQIQRLQEEISSMSSTMEDQIKKRTAVLEKAYRKMQQLNADLEEARYKSEMAMLSRTRFLSTMSHEIRTPMNAVTGMIYWLLKQDPRSDQIEKLNLLNFASQNLLSLINDILDYNKIDAGKLELEEVPFNLMKLAYTLRQTWQSEAEEKEITLKFNVTRNADTLFMGDPTRLSQILNNLINNAIKFTDKGSVTVNISNIDESDKKQEFHFEIEDTGIGIPVAQQINIFEHFTQADSSTTRKYGGSGLGLAICQKLLHLFNSKIYVISNQHKGSTFYFNITFNKVESPVYKTDILPPGKELENLDGVKVLVVEDNAMNQRVMKEFLNNWNCETDFAKNGAESIKMVSEKEYDIILMDLAMPVMDGREASLKIRVLGEEKYASLPIIAISASPSSENELHTFKLTDFISKPFIPEDLHAMIKKHVSQKNTNTNS; this is encoded by the coding sequence ATGAAAAATGCAAAAGAAACTGTAACCTCAATAGAGCAAGGGAAAATGACATTATCGGAGGCCAAAAAAATTATTCAAACTCAAGAACTACAGATACAGCGTTTACAAGAAGAAATCAGTTCCATGAGCAGTACCATGGAAGACCAAATCAAAAAAAGGACTGCTGTTCTTGAGAAAGCCTACCGCAAAATGCAACAACTCAATGCTGATTTGGAGGAAGCAAGATATAAATCTGAAATGGCCATGCTTTCTAGGACAAGGTTTCTCTCCACCATGTCCCATGAAATCAGAACCCCGATGAATGCTGTTACAGGCATGATCTATTGGCTACTCAAACAGGACCCAAGATCTGACCAAATTGAGAAGCTAAACCTACTCAATTTTGCTTCACAAAACCTACTTTCTTTAATCAATGATATTTTAGACTATAACAAGATTGACGCAGGAAAGCTTGAACTGGAAGAAGTGCCATTCAATTTGATGAAACTCGCATATACTTTGCGACAAACTTGGCAATCAGAAGCAGAAGAAAAAGAAATTACCCTCAAGTTCAACGTCACTAGAAATGCTGATACCCTTTTTATGGGAGACCCTACCAGGCTATCCCAAATATTGAATAACCTGATTAACAATGCTATTAAGTTTACGGACAAAGGCTCAGTAACTGTCAATATCTCTAACATTGATGAGTCTGATAAAAAGCAAGAATTTCATTTTGAAATAGAAGACACAGGCATAGGAATACCCGTAGCTCAGCAAATCAATATTTTTGAACATTTCACACAAGCTGACTCAAGCACTACCCGCAAGTATGGTGGTTCAGGCCTAGGATTAGCAATTTGTCAGAAACTGTTACACCTTTTCAATTCCAAAATATATGTCATCAGCAATCAGCACAAAGGTTCAACTTTTTACTTTAACATTACCTTCAATAAAGTTGAAAGCCCTGTCTACAAAACTGATATTTTACCTCCCGGTAAGGAACTTGAAAACTTGGATGGTGTTAAAGTTTTGGTAGTTGAAGACAATGCGATGAATCAGCGAGTAATGAAGGAATTCCTGAATAACTGGAACTGTGAGACTGATTTTGCAAAAAATGGTGCAGAAAGTATCAAGATGGTTTCAGAAAAAGAATATGACATTATTTTAATGGACTTGGCTATGCCTGTAATGGATGGTAGAGAAGCTTCCTTAAAGATCAGGGTCTTGGGTGAGGAAAAGTATGCCTCTCTCCCGATTATTGCCATTTCAGCCTCTCCATCTTCTGAGAATGAACTCCACACCTTTAAACTAACTGACTTTATCTCAAAACCATTTATACCAGAAGACCTTCACGCTATGATCAAAAAACACGTTTCCCAAAAAAACACTAATACAAATAGTTAA
- a CDS encoding glycoside hydrolase family 10 protein gives MSPKREFRGVWIATVNNIDWPSKQGLTSDEQKEELVDLIDFHKSNGINAIIVQVRAAGDALYPSNIAPWSASLSGKQGDAPEPFYDPLKFMIDEAHKRGMEFHAWLNPFRVVSNIQRADLSANHISKLHPEWVLTYGHMKILNPGIPEVREHLTEVIREIIQNYKVDAIHFDDYFYPYPDFGATLKDKNTYYRYRNDAANIHDWRRENINQFIEGIHKLIINEKPMIKFGVSPFGVWRNERESVYGSPTRSGYTCYDHLYADVRFWLQQGWIDYVAPQVYQSTEHKNIPYEKLVDWWSHNTFGKHLYIGHAAYRVGESLENGWRNKEELPKQVRHNRAVSTNGSVMYSSKALKYNKEHLTDSLRNNLYFHPALLPTMPWIDNVPPNAPAKVKVEKKSEGVLLSWEKPDKAQDGDSPNQYIIYSTTNSKNPDINNPADIIAILSADQTTFVDKEAKDIHSFKYLVTSIDKFHNESNAIQPKEAPKKSIYTNLLPFKKETIQFFSGLIINSFQ, from the coding sequence ATGTCTCCCAAAAGAGAATTTCGTGGTGTCTGGATTGCTACTGTCAACAATATTGACTGGCCATCAAAGCAAGGTCTTACTTCGGATGAGCAAAAGGAAGAACTGGTTGATCTTATAGATTTTCATAAAAGCAATGGGATTAACGCTATTATCGTTCAGGTTAGAGCTGCTGGCGATGCCCTATACCCAAGCAATATAGCACCTTGGTCTGCTTCACTTTCAGGCAAGCAAGGAGATGCTCCTGAGCCATTTTATGACCCCTTAAAGTTTATGATTGATGAGGCTCATAAAAGAGGCATGGAGTTCCATGCATGGCTAAACCCCTTCAGAGTAGTATCCAACATTCAGAGGGCTGACTTATCTGCCAACCATATCAGTAAACTTCATCCTGAATGGGTGCTTACTTATGGGCATATGAAAATCCTCAACCCAGGCATACCTGAAGTCAGGGAACATTTGACAGAGGTTATTAGAGAAATCATTCAAAATTATAAAGTCGATGCTATCCACTTTGATGATTACTTTTATCCATACCCTGACTTTGGTGCTACGCTAAAAGATAAAAACACTTATTACAGATACCGAAATGACGCAGCCAATATACATGACTGGCGCAGAGAAAATATCAATCAGTTTATTGAAGGCATTCACAAGTTGATCATCAACGAAAAGCCTATGATCAAGTTTGGTGTCAGTCCATTTGGTGTTTGGCGCAATGAAAGAGAAAGTGTCTACGGATCTCCAACACGTTCTGGCTATACTTGTTATGACCATTTGTATGCTGATGTAAGGTTTTGGCTGCAGCAAGGTTGGATAGATTATGTAGCTCCTCAAGTTTACCAAAGCACTGAGCACAAAAATATTCCTTATGAAAAACTGGTGGACTGGTGGAGCCATAATACATTCGGAAAACACCTTTATATAGGACACGCCGCATACAGGGTTGGTGAGAGTCTTGAAAACGGTTGGAGAAACAAGGAAGAACTACCCAAACAGGTAAGACATAACAGGGCTGTAAGCACCAATGGAAGTGTTATGTATAGTTCAAAAGCATTGAAATATAACAAGGAACATTTAACGGACTCACTGAGAAACAATCTGTACTTTCACCCTGCCTTGCTGCCTACTATGCCTTGGATTGATAATGTACCACCAAACGCTCCTGCCAAAGTGAAGGTGGAGAAGAAATCTGAAGGTGTATTGTTAAGTTGGGAAAAACCGGATAAGGCACAAGATGGCGATTCACCCAATCAATATATTATTTATAGCACCACGAATAGTAAAAACCCTGACATCAATAACCCAGCTGATATCATAGCTATTTTATCTGCTGACCAAACTACATTTGTAGACAAGGAAGCCAAAGACATTCATAGTTTTAAATACTTGGTGACTAGCATTGACAAGTTTCATAACGAGAGCAACGCCATTCAACCGAAGGAGGCTCCCAAGAAAAGTATCTACACCAATTTGTTACCTTTTAAGAAGGAAACCATCCAGTTTTTTTCAGGTTTAATTATCAATAGTTTTCAATAA
- a CDS encoding prolyl oligopeptidase family serine peptidase: MKSTLFFTLFLLSYSLFAQKAYKYPIAAKDSVTDEYHGVLVRDPYQWMENSNDPRLTEWVENQKQITKREVNRQTHVWDLRAQLASMYFDTRRTETDEYAEQNYKLKSKYYFKDKFTSTEKTPDLLYRREGESNYQYLVRIKDFRQSKHDNLFIKSSIVNEEEDLALITISRNGSDWVTGYFFDLRTGQQLPDTLKNIRGSSGLEWNKRGLFYDSYDNSEEEKNALKKARGQKLCYHSLGQPQSEDKVLFRNPDRSGTNPFYFSIHEDKLILHHFLKVKGTIYNALSVANTDPEAFLLNNFLVYPNGDNIQMNIELIQGDSVYIRSNWSAPNERVLLANFNLPNQISEIVPEYDVNLFEVNKLGKGKFACLYKKEGSYFTLIFSTKGELLKKIDFPKGKKLEYFYEYEDDVEVTNFCLESFYHPPLWYQISLDDLNFKPIESVSVPYDPNSLETRYVKYKSKDGIEVPMYITSRKDIKLNSKNPVLMYGYGGYGITVEPFFEESIGLWLLHGGVLAVPNIRGGGANGSDWALEGRGIKKQNAIDDFIEAAEFLIQEKYTSPQKLAINGESHGGMLVGAAITQRPELFKAAIAEAGLYDMLRKERFTVLSVNTNLNEFGQVSNYDDFINLKSYSPLHNLKPGVTYPNLLLITGDSDDRVPPLHSFKFLATMQEKGSPEALYHIYITPGSGHGGALTTEDWVNYTLYKYSFLFDQLSIDFY; encoded by the coding sequence ATGAAAAGCACATTATTTTTCACCTTATTTCTTTTAAGTTATTCATTGTTTGCCCAAAAAGCTTATAAATATCCTATAGCAGCAAAAGATTCAGTTACAGATGAGTACCATGGTGTGCTAGTTAGGGACCCTTATCAATGGATGGAAAACTCTAATGACCCAAGGCTGACTGAATGGGTTGAAAATCAAAAGCAAATAACGAAAAGAGAGGTAAATAGACAGACGCATGTTTGGGACTTAAGAGCACAGTTAGCTTCTATGTATTTTGATACTAGAAGAACTGAAACTGATGAATATGCTGAGCAAAACTATAAGCTAAAGAGTAAATATTATTTTAAAGATAAGTTTACATCAACTGAAAAGACACCTGACCTACTTTATAGAAGAGAAGGAGAATCTAATTATCAATACTTAGTACGCATCAAGGATTTTAGGCAAAGTAAACATGATAATTTATTCATCAAATCAAGCATTGTAAATGAGGAAGAAGACCTTGCTCTCATTACAATTTCTAGAAATGGAAGTGATTGGGTTACAGGATATTTTTTTGATTTAAGAACTGGACAACAGTTACCTGATACTCTTAAGAATATAAGGGGAAGTAGTGGGTTGGAGTGGAATAAGAGAGGGTTGTTCTATGATAGTTATGATAATTCTGAAGAAGAAAAGAATGCTTTAAAGAAAGCCAGAGGACAGAAGTTGTGTTACCATTCGCTAGGTCAGCCACAAAGCGAAGACAAGGTTTTGTTCCGTAATCCAGATAGGTCAGGGACTAATCCATTCTATTTTTCAATACATGAAGATAAGTTAATTCTACATCATTTTCTGAAAGTAAAGGGTACTATATACAATGCTCTTTCTGTCGCCAATACAGACCCTGAGGCATTCTTACTGAATAATTTTTTAGTATACCCGAATGGGGATAATATTCAGATGAATATTGAGCTAATTCAAGGTGATTCGGTTTATATAAGGTCAAATTGGAGTGCTCCAAATGAAAGAGTTTTGTTAGCTAACTTTAATCTACCCAACCAAATTTCTGAAATTGTTCCAGAGTATGATGTTAACCTGTTTGAGGTAAATAAATTGGGTAAAGGCAAATTTGCCTGCCTGTATAAAAAAGAAGGAAGTTATTTTACTTTAATTTTTAGCACTAAAGGAGAGTTACTGAAAAAGATTGATTTTCCTAAAGGGAAAAAGTTAGAGTATTTTTATGAATACGAAGATGATGTGGAGGTGACAAATTTCTGTCTGGAATCTTTTTATCATCCACCATTATGGTATCAGATTTCATTAGATGATCTAAATTTCAAACCTATTGAGTCTGTTTCTGTACCATACGATCCAAATTCTTTAGAAACTAGATATGTGAAGTATAAATCAAAAGATGGTATAGAAGTGCCGATGTATATCACTTCACGAAAAGATATTAAGCTTAATAGTAAGAATCCTGTCTTGATGTATGGTTATGGAGGGTATGGAATTACTGTTGAACCATTTTTTGAAGAGTCAATCGGTTTATGGCTATTACATGGAGGTGTTTTAGCAGTTCCAAATATTAGAGGAGGAGGTGCAAATGGAAGTGATTGGGCACTTGAAGGTCGAGGAATCAAAAAGCAGAATGCAATTGACGATTTTATTGAAGCGGCTGAATTCTTGATTCAAGAGAAATATACATCTCCTCAAAAGTTAGCTATAAATGGGGAGTCTCATGGTGGTATGTTGGTAGGGGCTGCTATTACTCAAAGACCAGAGTTGTTTAAAGCAGCAATTGCTGAAGCCGGTTTGTATGATATGCTAAGGAAAGAAAGGTTTACAGTTTTATCTGTAAATACTAATCTCAATGAGTTTGGACAAGTTTCTAATTATGATGATTTCATAAACTTAAAATCCTATTCTCCTTTGCACAATCTAAAACCAGGAGTGACTTACCCGAACCTGCTTTTAATTACTGGGGATTCAGATGATAGGGTGCCTCCATTACACTCCTTTAAATTCTTAGCAACTATGCAAGAAAAAGGAAGCCCTGAAGCTTTATATCATATCTATATAACTCCTGGCTCTGGACATGGAGGAGCATTAACCACTGAAGATTGGGTAAATTATACTTTATATAAATACAGCTTCTTGTTTGATCAGTTATCTATTGATTTTTATTAG
- the pgeF gene encoding peptidoglycan editing factor PgeF translates to MHIKTFHNELPLYQFDNLSAIEGIQHFVSSRKGGVSKEHLDSLNLGTSKMVNDNLDYVMENRRRIADAINIAPTSLLFPAQTHSDHIKVVEATDTPIDDTDALITNKKGICIAVQSADCVPILLYDPIKKAAAAIHSGWRGTVQRIAEKTVQKMSMEFGTRPEDLIAGIGPSICQEIYEVGPEVVEEVEQKLGEFQSLIANRKDGGKAHLDLWEANRQMLINVGIKPKNIEVSGICSYTKHDEFFSARRGKTGRFGAGILLI, encoded by the coding sequence ATGCATATCAAGACTTTTCATAACGAATTGCCCCTATACCAATTTGACAACCTTTCCGCTATTGAAGGAATACAGCACTTTGTTTCTTCACGTAAAGGAGGAGTAAGTAAAGAGCATTTGGACAGCCTAAACCTGGGCACCAGTAAAATGGTCAATGATAACCTGGATTATGTCATGGAAAACAGGCGAAGAATAGCAGATGCTATAAATATTGCGCCAACATCTCTCCTCTTCCCTGCACAAACACACAGTGACCACATAAAAGTGGTAGAAGCAACTGATACACCCATTGACGATACAGATGCACTAATCACCAACAAAAAAGGTATTTGCATCGCAGTCCAATCAGCTGACTGTGTCCCTATCCTACTTTATGACCCCATCAAAAAGGCGGCAGCAGCCATTCACTCAGGCTGGAGGGGAACTGTCCAAAGAATTGCTGAGAAAACTGTCCAAAAGATGTCTATGGAATTTGGAACAAGACCAGAAGATTTAATCGCAGGCATAGGGCCTTCTATTTGTCAAGAAATCTATGAGGTTGGACCTGAAGTTGTCGAAGAAGTAGAGCAAAAACTTGGAGAGTTTCAAAGCCTTATCGCTAACAGAAAGGACGGAGGGAAAGCACATTTGGACTTATGGGAAGCAAACAGACAAATGCTTATCAATGTCGGAATAAAGCCTAAAAATATTGAGGTTTCTGGAATTTGCAGCTATACAAAACATGATGAATTTTTCTCTGCCAGAAGAGGAAAAACAGGTCGTTTTGGTGCTGGCATTTTATTAATCTGA
- the typA gene encoding translational GTPase TypA, with the protein MTSIRNVAIIAHVDHGKTTLVDKILHEAKLFRDNQETGELILDNNDLERERGITILSKNVSVTYKDVKINIIDTPGHADFGGEVERVLKMADGVILLVDAFEGPMPQTRFVLSKALQLGLKPIVVINKVDKPNCRPDETHDAVFDLMFNLDATEEQLEFTTVYGSSKQGWMGPEWENPTDNIQHLLDVMVDEVPEAPAPEGTPQLQITSLDFSNYVGRIAIGRLVRGKLTENMPLGIAKRDGSIKRVKIKELHVFEGLGKRRVEEVVAGDICAITGIEDFEIGDTITDFENPDPLPRIAIDEPTMNMLFTINNSPFFGKEGKFVTSRHLRDRLFKETEKNLALKVETGDTEDKFLVYGRGILHLAVLIETMRREGYELQVGQPQVIFKEIDGVKCEPIETLVIDVPENLSGKAIELATQRKGELLIMEPKGDMQHLEFEIPSRGLIGLRNNVLTATQGEAIMTHRFKEYAPFRGPISGRINGSIISVENGPCTAYALDKLQDRGTFFVEPGDDLYGGMVIGEHSRPNDLTVNVQKGKKLTNMRSAGADDSAKLAPPRRFSLEECMEYIQKDEYVEVTPESIRMRKIYLDENERKRMEKKD; encoded by the coding sequence ATGACTAGTATTCGTAATGTCGCAATTATTGCGCACGTTGACCACGGTAAGACTACATTGGTTGACAAAATCTTGCATGAAGCAAAACTGTTCCGAGACAATCAGGAAACAGGCGAACTGATACTGGATAATAATGACCTAGAAAGAGAAAGAGGCATTACTATCCTGTCAAAAAACGTTTCCGTTACATACAAGGATGTCAAAATCAACATTATCGATACCCCTGGTCACGCCGACTTCGGTGGTGAAGTGGAACGAGTGTTGAAGATGGCAGACGGGGTAATCTTGCTGGTAGACGCATTTGAAGGCCCTATGCCTCAAACACGTTTCGTACTTAGCAAAGCCCTTCAGCTAGGTCTTAAGCCTATCGTAGTAATCAACAAGGTTGATAAGCCAAACTGTCGTCCTGATGAAACTCATGATGCAGTATTTGACTTGATGTTCAACCTTGACGCTACTGAAGAGCAATTGGAGTTCACTACAGTTTACGGTTCATCTAAGCAAGGCTGGATGGGTCCTGAGTGGGAGAACCCAACTGACAATATTCAGCACCTATTGGATGTCATGGTTGACGAGGTTCCTGAAGCGCCAGCTCCAGAAGGAACTCCTCAGCTTCAGATCACATCTCTTGACTTTTCTAACTATGTTGGTCGTATCGCCATTGGTAGACTGGTAAGAGGTAAACTGACTGAAAACATGCCTTTGGGTATTGCCAAGAGAGATGGCAGCATCAAACGTGTTAAGATCAAAGAACTTCATGTATTTGAAGGTCTTGGCAAAAGAAGAGTAGAAGAAGTTGTAGCAGGTGATATCTGTGCTATTACAGGTATTGAAGACTTCGAGATTGGTGACACAATCACTGACTTCGAAAATCCTGATCCACTTCCTCGTATTGCGATCGATGAGCCTACTATGAACATGCTCTTCACGATCAACAACTCTCCATTCTTCGGTAAAGAAGGTAAATTCGTTACTTCTCGTCACCTGAGAGACCGTCTTTTCAAAGAGACTGAGAAAAACCTTGCACTGAAAGTAGAGACTGGTGACACTGAAGACAAATTCCTAGTGTACGGTCGTGGTATTCTTCACTTGGCTGTATTGATTGAAACAATGCGTCGTGAAGGTTACGAACTGCAAGTAGGTCAGCCACAAGTTATCTTCAAGGAAATTGATGGTGTGAAATGTGAGCCTATTGAGACATTGGTAATCGATGTTCCTGAAAATCTTTCAGGTAAAGCAATCGAATTGGCAACTCAGCGTAAAGGTGAACTTCTGATCATGGAGCCTAAAGGCGACATGCAGCACCTTGAGTTTGAGATTCCTTCAAGAGGTCTGATCGGACTAAGAAACAACGTTTTGACTGCGACACAAGGTGAAGCAATCATGACGCACCGTTTCAAGGAGTATGCGCCATTCAGAGGTCCTATCTCAGGCCGTATCAATGGTTCTATCATCTCTGTAGAGAACGGACCTTGTACAGCATATGCTCTTGACAAACTGCAAGACAGAGGTACATTCTTTGTTGAGCCAGGTGATGACCTGTATGGTGGTATGGTAATCGGAGAGCACTCTCGTCCGAATGACCTGACTGTAAACGTTCAGAAAGGTAAAAAACTGACCAACATGCGTTCAGCTGGTGCTGATGACAGTGCAAAACTTGCACCTCCTCGCAGATTCTCTCTTGAAGAGTGTATGGAATACATCCAGAAAGATGAGTACGTTGAAGTAACACCTGAGTCTATCCGTATGCGTAAGATTTACCTCGACGAAAACGAGCGTAAGCGCATGGAGAAAAAAGACTAA
- a CDS encoding LptF/LptG family permease, producing the protein MIKKLDKLLLKAFAGPFLLTFFIVLFIFQSQFMISKLKYLVGKGLGLEVYGELFFYFALSLVPVSLPLAVLLASLMTFGNLGQHSELSAIKASGINMLRVLRPVTLVAVLVMLCALVYNDTVVPWSNLKGYSILFEAKQKSPAMELTEGAFYDGLKGYSIKVEKKLEDGMSLEDVIIYKHNEEDGNKEVILAKSGTMESVMNDNFLLMRLFDGHAYSEQNDESKESDIQFVTNKFDTAQFFFDLAAYGMGNSKDENFSKSNAMKTREELLVDKDSLIELVGASESKILSGFESHFTYQDEISKQKNKNGAAVGLENLNQGTTEEEKILIASTAYDAASNYAKTLDNQLKGLNWRRKQLARLDVDMNKKVTSAVAILVMFLIGAPLGAIIKKGGLGVPVIISVVFFIIYYIATISGEKMAKELVLSPDIGSWISNVVLFLIGLILLVQAKNDVRLLDGDVYAVYFKRLFSKKN; encoded by the coding sequence ATGATTAAGAAGCTGGATAAACTTCTGCTGAAGGCTTTTGCAGGGCCATTTCTGCTCACATTCTTTATAGTGCTTTTCATATTCCAATCTCAGTTTATGATCAGCAAACTCAAGTATTTGGTAGGTAAAGGACTAGGACTTGAGGTGTATGGTGAGCTGTTTTTTTATTTTGCACTTTCTTTAGTGCCTGTATCCTTGCCTTTGGCAGTGTTGCTTGCTTCATTGATGACCTTCGGTAATCTTGGGCAGCATTCGGAACTTTCTGCCATCAAAGCTTCAGGTATCAATATGTTACGCGTTTTGAGACCTGTGACATTGGTGGCTGTATTGGTTATGCTTTGTGCACTTGTCTATAATGATACCGTAGTGCCTTGGTCCAACCTGAAAGGATATAGTATTCTCTTTGAGGCAAAACAGAAGTCTCCTGCAATGGAATTGACAGAAGGAGCCTTTTATGACGGCTTAAAAGGATATAGTATAAAAGTTGAGAAAAAGTTGGAGGATGGTATGTCTTTGGAAGATGTAATCATCTACAAGCACAATGAGGAAGACGGCAATAAGGAGGTTATTTTGGCGAAATCGGGTACGATGGAGTCCGTGATGAACGATAACTTTTTGCTAATGCGTCTTTTTGATGGGCATGCTTACAGTGAACAGAATGATGAAAGCAAGGAGTCTGACATTCAGTTTGTAACCAATAAATTTGATACAGCACAGTTCTTCTTTGACTTGGCGGCATATGGCATGGGCAACTCTAAAGATGAAAATTTTAGCAAAAGCAATGCGATGAAAACCCGTGAGGAGCTGCTAGTCGATAAGGATTCTCTAATTGAGTTGGTTGGCGCAAGTGAAAGCAAGATTTTGTCAGGCTTTGAATCTCATTTTACTTATCAGGATGAGATAAGTAAACAAAAGAATAAAAATGGAGCTGCTGTTGGACTAGAAAATTTAAATCAAGGTACAACAGAAGAGGAAAAGATATTGATTGCTTCGACAGCCTATGATGCTGCCTCTAATTATGCCAAAACCCTAGACAATCAATTGAAAGGGTTGAACTGGAGAAGAAAGCAGTTGGCAAGACTGGATGTCGACATGAATAAAAAAGTCACCTCTGCTGTAGCAATCTTGGTGATGTTCCTGATTGGTGCACCGCTGGGAGCTATTATTAAGAAAGGTGGCTTAGGGGTACCCGTTATTATATCTGTGGTATTCTTTATCATTTACTACATCGCAACTATTTCAGGTGAAAAAATGGCGAAAGAGTTGGTGCTCTCTCCTGATATAGGTTCCTGGATATCAAATGTGGTCTTGTTCTTAATAGGTTTGATACTACTCGTACAAGCTAAAAATGATGTCAGACTTTTAGATGGTGATGTATACGCAGTCTATTTTAAGCGTTTATTCAGTAAGAAGAACTGA